The Candidatus Margulisiibacteriota bacterium genome contains the following window.
GTCCGAGCTCGGCCCCTTTTTTGATCGCCGGTATCTTGCTCCGGTCATTATCGGTCAGGATTAACGACTCAATTTTGTGGTCCGGGATCTCTTTTTCTTTAGCGTACCCGGCAAATTTATAAACGCCAAGGACCGAACCTTCAACTGTCGCCTTGGCCGCTTCCTCCGGTTCCAACCCGCCGATACCGGCGCCATGGATGATCGTCGCGACGGTCCGGGCTTTTATCGCCCGGGCTTTTTTGATCGCCGCGGCCGCCGCGGTCCTAACCGCGTCCAGATCGAATTTTTCCTTCTTACCCAGACCAACGATCGCGACTTTAGAAGCACAGACCCCTTCCGGACAGTGAAGCATCGTCACTTCCCCCAACCGGCCGCTGATCTCGCCGTCCCTGGAAAGCCTGGAGATCATCCCCTTCAGCGCCTTATCGACGGCCCCGGTCCCGCCGCCGGGCGACTTCACCCCTTCAAACTCGTTGACGACCAGCAGGTCGCATTTGATCTCCAGTAACGACTCATATTCAACCCTGATCTTCATTGGCTTAGAACTTGACCTTCGGGGCGACCTTCGCTTCAGCGGCCGAGGCAAAAAAGATCTTTTCAGCGTCAAAACCGAAGAGCCTGACGACAAAAACGGTCGGAATCGAACGGGCGGTCACGTTGTAGCCTTGAACCGCGTCGTTGTAGCGCATTCTGGCCACGGAGATCCGATTTTCGGTCCCGGCCAGCTCATCCTGCAGGGCGCGGAAGTTTTCGGAAGCCCTAAGTTGAGGGTAATTCTCGACCACGACCATCAAACGGCCCAAAACTCCCTCCACCTGATTAGCGGCCTTGATCCGTTCGGTGCTGGTTTTGGCCCCGGCCCAGGCTGATCGGGCGGCGGCAACATTTTCAAAGAGCTCTTTTTCGTGGGTAGCGTACCCTTTAACGGTTTCGACGATGTTCGGGATCAGGTCATAGCGCCGCTGCAGCTGATTTTCAACCTGGGCCCAGCTTTGTTTGACTTCCTGGTCCCTGCCGACCAAACCATTATAAACACCAACCGACCACATCCCTAAAAGAACGATAACAACCAAGATCCCAATAAGCCACTTATTCATGATAAAACCCTCCTTAATTAGCTTAAAGCTTTAAGCTGTAAGCTTACAGCCGTATTTTCCCCTACCAGCTTCTTCCCGACCCGCCGCCGCCACTGCCACCACCGCCAAATCCACCTCCACCACCGCCGCTGAACCCGCCGCCACCCCAGGAAGATCCGCCGCCAAAACCACCGCCGAATCCCCCGCCACCGGAAAACGGACCCGCAAAGAATGATAACACAAAACCGATAATTGCTCCAACGATCGCGCCGATCAAGCCGGCAATCGAAAAACCGAAAAAGGCACCGAACGCCAGCCCCAATAACCCGGGGATTTTTCCCGAGAATATTACCGACAAAAAGATCAAGCCGATTATCCCAACGATCAGCCAGAAATCGGAAAAGAAACCAGCCTCGCCTCCATTAGCTGTCGGTTTTTCGGCCTTGTAATCGCCGCCCAACTCAACTTTTTTCTCCGTCGCGATCCGCTCGGCCAGCGCAGCCGCGCCATTGTAGATCCCGCCGCTGTAATCGCCTTCTTTGAAACGGGGAACAACATACTCGTCCAAGATCCGACCGGCCCGGGCATCGGTTATGACCCCTTCCAGGCCATAGCCGACCTCGATCTCGACCCGATGGTCGGCGACGGCAACCAAAAACAATAGCCCGTTGTCCTGCCCCTTTTTCCCGACCCCCCATTTCTCGAAGAGTTTGACGGCATACTCTTTGGGATCAAGCGGAGCGACCGTTTTAACGGTTACGATCGCCAGTTCGGCGGAGGTCTTTTTTTCCAGGTCGGAAGAGAGATGCCGCAGTTTTTCCGCCGTCCCCTGGTCAAGCACCCCGGCAAAATCATTGACGAACCCGACGGCCGCCGGAAATTTAACCTCTTCGCTCCACCCCGCCGCCGAAAGCGACAACCCCAAAACAACTATCAACCAAAGTTTTTTCAACATCTAATCCCCCTTCTACAATTTTAGGAAATTAAGCAGGAAAGCAAGCGCGGCGACGGCGACCATCCCGGGAAGGCCAAAGAACAAATAACCAAAGAACCCGCCGATAACGATGCTATAACCCATCAGGAAGTCACCGTTGAAAGCGAGCGGCGCCAGCAAGGCAAACAGCAATAAGACACTAAGCGGGAACAGCCAGCTAAATATTTTATAGCCTGGGGGCTCTTTCTTCGGCCCGCTCATGATCAACTGGGTGACCGCCGTCGTTCCCAGAACGCAGGCTTTAGAAAAATCGCCGTCGACGAGCGCCCCCAGGATCAAATACTTAAGGTTCTCCCGCGCCTGCTCGTTGAGGACATGGCTGACTCCCTGGCCGGCAACGACCCGGGCATCCTGCTCCGCCCAGGTAATAATGATCAGGACCCCGTCGTCCAGTTTTTTCGCGGTTTGGCCGACATCCCAGTGCCGATAAAGCTCTTCGGCATAACTGATAATCTCCAACGTCGAGATCGAATAAAAGATCGCGACCTTCAGATTGACCGAAGTGAACTTTTTCAGCAGGGCGGCTTGCCGTTCGATCTCCGCTTCGACGGAAGGAGAAAGCACGTCGACATAATCAGAAACAACGCCTAATTGTTTGGGATAATATTTCTCGGGCTGGGCGAAAGCGGCGGAAAAAAACAAAAACAGCAAACCGACGATTAATAATGGTCGGTTCATAACCCCGGAAAAAAGATCGCCAGCTCCCGCTGGGCCGAAGCCAAACTATCCGAGCCATGGACCAGGTTCTTGATAACGCCGTCTTCATTGATAACGTCTTTCTCGCGCAGATCGCCCCGGATCGTCCCCCGCTCGGCCGCCAAAGGATCGGTCGCGCCCATTAACGCTCTCGTCTTGACGATCGCCCGCTCCCCTTCGACCAAACAAAGTCTGACCGGACCGGAAGTGATGAACTTAACGAGGCCGTCGTAAAAGGTTTTCCCCAGGTGAGGCAAATAAAGCTCGGCCGCCTGTTGTTCGCTGATGGTCGCCCGGCGATCGACAGCGACTTTAAGCCCGGCCTGGACCAAACGTTTAAATATTTCGTCAACTAAACCGCGGGCTACCCCGTCAGGCTTTATCATGAAGAAGGTTTTTTCGGGCACTTTTGATCGCCTCCCTGACCCTTTTTAGCGCCGTTCCGCCCGGGAGATCGCGGCTGGCAATACTGCTTTCAGCGGACAAAACCCGGGTCGAATCGTATTCAAAATATTCCGAGAATTCTTTCAATTGTTTGAGGGACATGTATTCCAACTGCATATTTGATTCTTCGCAGTAAGCGACGATCTTGCCGACTATCTCGTGGGCCTCGCGAAAAGGAACCCCTTTGCGGACCAGGTAATACGCCAGGTCGGTCGCCGTCAGGAACCCTTTCTTGACCGCCGCCGCCATGATCACTTCATTAACCTTCATCGTGGCCAGCATTTCCGGGTAGATCGACATGACCCCTTTGACGGTGTCGAGGGTATCGAACAAGGCCTCCTTATCTTCCTGGAGATCGCGGTTATAAGCCAGCGGCAGCCCCTTCATCATGGTCAGTAAGCCGATCAGATGGCCGAAAACCCGACCGCTCTTTCCCCGGGAAAGTTCCGCCAGATCGGGGTTCTTTTTCTGCGGCATGATCGAAGAACCGGTGGTATAACGGTCGGAAAGTTCGATGAAATTGAACTCGAAGGAGGACCAAAGGATCAGCTCTTCGGACAACCGGGAAAGGTGCATCATCAGCATTGAGCAGGCGTGAACGAAATCGACGGCAAAATCGCGGTCGGAAACGGCGTCCAAGCTGTTTTTGGATATCTTAGCAAACCCTAATTCCTTGGCCAGAAGCTCGCGATTGATCCCAAAACTGTTGCCCGCCAGCGCGCCGGAACCGAGAGGCATGACGTCGGATTCTTTCTGGCAATTCAAGAAGCGTTCTTTGTCGCGCTGCAGCATTTCGAAATAAGCCATTAAGTGGTGCGAAAAAAGGACCGGCTGCGCCCGCTGTAAATGGGTATAACCGGGCATAATAACTTTTTCGTTATTATAGGCTTGGTCAAGCAGGACCGCTTGGAGCTTTTTAATGAGCAAGACGATCTCGGTCGTTTCGTATTTTACGAACAATCGGGTATCGGTCGCGACCTGATCGTTGCGGCTCCGGCCGGAATGGAGTTTTTTACCGACATCGCCGACCTTATCGATCAGCGCGCTCTCGATGTTCATGTGAACATCTTCCAGTTCCGGTTTAAGTTTCAGCGAACCGCGCTCGATCTCTTTGAGGATCTCTTCCAGCGCTTTGATGATCTTTTTGCATTCCGGGAGGGTCAGGACCTTAGCCTTAAGCAAGGCTTCGGCGTAGGCAATGTTTTGAACGATATCCTGTTTGTAAAGCCGGGAATCAAAGTGGATAGAGCTGGAAAAATCTTCAGCCGTTTTGGCTAAAGTGTCCCGAAAACGACCGGACCAGGGTTTTTTCTTCATTTGCCGCTCCCCTCCAATTGTTTGATCTGCTCCTTCAATTCTATCATCTTTAACTCTCTTTGCACACCAAGGTTTTGGATCTCTTCGATCTCCTTTTTTTTCTTGATGAGGGCCGCTTTGTCCGCTTCCAGCCGGTCAAGAAGCCTGCTTCGTTCTTCGGCCCGGGCGACCATTTTTTCCAGCGCCTGCAGCGATTCAAGATCGTCGGCGAACAGCTTTTCCGCCGGAGAACAAGCCTTCTCGATCTCTTCTTTTTTAAAGACCGTGGCCAGGCAGGCCAGGGTCCGGCGCAGGGCCTGTTCTTTTTGCAAGCGGACGCCCAGTTCCTGCTGCAGCCGCTGTTCATTCTCGATCTCTTGTTCAATATCGGTCAGGTCATGAGCGATAAAAACGAGGCCGCCTCCATGCCGCAGGAAGTTGGCCGAAATATCGACCCAGCGCTCGCCGATCTTTAAACGATAGTCCTGGAGTCCCCCTTTTGCGATCACCTGCTCAATGATCTTTTCAATCACCGCCTCGGAAAAAATAAATTTCTCCGTGCCGGCGTAGAGGATCTTCCCCCTCATGTCGCAAACATAAACCGCTCCCCCCAACGACTCAATTATTTCCGCCGCGGCGACTTTTGGGGTGATCCGAAAAAGCCCGAATTTGACGATCGAATAAGCGACCATAAAAACCGGGAAGAGCAGAACGATCGGGCCGACTGAAGTCGTGTCGATCAAAACGACATAAGGCAGGAAGAGATTGAAGAATCCGACTTCGACAATCCCGATCACGAACGCCAGCACCAGGTAACCGATCCTTAGCCGGTCGCTTTCCTGCGCGCGGAAATATTTCCAGACCAAAAAGCCAACGCTAAGCAGCGGGCCCAGAACCCAATAAGCGAGATAGAGCTGGTAAAGAGGGCCCGTGACGACCGTCCCCAGGTAAATATAAGGATACGGATCTGAAAGATACCCTTTGAGGACATAATCCGTAACCAGGGAGAGACCGCCAAAAATCAAACCGGGAAGAACGATCAGCCATTTCCACAACGGGAACAGATCTTCATTCTTTGGGAAAACAATCAGCGTATAACTGAACGCGGCAATCGAAAACGCCCCGAAAAAATGCGATATTCGGCTGTAAAGCAACTGATGGGCCGGG
Protein-coding sequences here:
- the argH gene encoding argininosuccinate lyase: MKKKPWSGRFRDTLAKTAEDFSSSIHFDSRLYKQDIVQNIAYAEALLKAKVLTLPECKKIIKALEEILKEIERGSLKLKPELEDVHMNIESALIDKVGDVGKKLHSGRSRNDQVATDTRLFVKYETTEIVLLIKKLQAVLLDQAYNNEKVIMPGYTHLQRAQPVLFSHHLMAYFEMLQRDKERFLNCQKESDVMPLGSGALAGNSFGINRELLAKELGFAKISKNSLDAVSDRDFAVDFVHACSMLMMHLSRLSEELILWSSFEFNFIELSDRYTTGSSIMPQKKNPDLAELSRGKSGRVFGHLIGLLTMMKGLPLAYNRDLQEDKEALFDTLDTVKGVMSIYPEMLATMKVNEVIMAAAVKKGFLTATDLAYYLVRKGVPFREAHEIVGKIVAYCEESNMQLEYMSLKQLKEFSEYFEYDSTRVLSAESSIASRDLPGGTALKRVREAIKSARKNLLHDKA
- a CDS encoding LemA family protein gives rise to the protein MNKWLIGILVVIVLLGMWSVGVYNGLVGRDQEVKQSWAQVENQLQRRYDLIPNIVETVKGYATHEKELFENVAAARSAWAGAKTSTERIKAANQVEGVLGRLMVVVENYPQLRASENFRALQDELAGTENRISVARMRYNDAVQGYNVTARSIPTVFVVRLFGFDAEKIFFASAAEAKVAPKVKF
- a CDS encoding histidine kinase N-terminal 7TM domain-containing protein — its product is MSLIFYLDLIGKLFAGTALSVLAVYVYLNNRSNLSNRNFALTFGALALWVFSLTIRMFDPDPAHQLLYSRISHFFGAFSIAAFSYTLIVFPKNEDLFPLWKWLIVLPGLIFGGLSLVTDYVLKGYLSDPYPYIYLGTVVTGPLYQLYLAYWVLGPLLSVGFLVWKYFRAQESDRLRIGYLVLAFVIGIVEVGFFNLFLPYVVLIDTTSVGPIVLLFPVFMVAYSIVKFGLFRITPKVAAAEIIESLGGAVYVCDMRGKILYAGTEKFIFSEAVIEKIIEQVIAKGGLQDYRLKIGERWVDISANFLRHGGGLVFIAHDLTDIEQEIENEQRLQQELGVRLQKEQALRRTLACLATVFKKEEIEKACSPAEKLFADDLESLQALEKMVARAEERSRLLDRLEADKAALIKKKKEIEEIQNLGVQRELKMIELKEQIKQLEGSGK
- a CDS encoding nucleoside-diphosphate kinase, coding for MPEKTFFMIKPDGVARGLVDEIFKRLVQAGLKVAVDRRATISEQQAAELYLPHLGKTFYDGLVKFITSGPVRLCLVEGERAIVKTRALMGATDPLAAERGTIRGDLREKDVINEDGVIKNLVHGSDSLASAQRELAIFFPGL
- a CDS encoding TPM domain-containing protein; this translates as MLKKLWLIVVLGLSLSAAGWSEEVKFPAAVGFVNDFAGVLDQGTAEKLRHLSSDLEKKTSAELAIVTVKTVAPLDPKEYAVKLFEKWGVGKKGQDNGLLFLVAVADHRVEIEVGYGLEGVITDARAGRILDEYVVPRFKEGDYSGGIYNGAAALAERIATEKKVELGGDYKAEKPTANGGEAGFFSDFWLIVGIIGLIFLSVIFSGKIPGLLGLAFGAFFGFSIAGLIGAIVGAIIGFVLSFFAGPFSGGGGFGGGFGGGSSWGGGGFSGGGGGGFGGGGSGGGGSGRSW
- a CDS encoding TPM domain-containing protein — its product is MNRPLLIVGLLFLFFSAAFAQPEKYYPKQLGVVSDYVDVLSPSVEAEIERQAALLKKFTSVNLKVAIFYSISTLEIISYAEELYRHWDVGQTAKKLDDGVLIIITWAEQDARVVAGQGVSHVLNEQARENLKYLILGALVDGDFSKACVLGTTAVTQLIMSGPKKEPPGYKIFSWLFPLSVLLLFALLAPLAFNGDFLMGYSIVIGGFFGYLFFGLPGMVAVAALAFLLNFLKL